The DNA window ACAGGGAATATCGCCAATTACTTTTTCTATAGCATCCTGCTCGTTAAAAACCGGAATAATAACTGAGATGCGTGGGGGGGCGGGCATAAGGTGTGTCCTCCCATGTTGACTGGAGAATCTTTTTTTGTATTTTGATGGTATTCAAAATAAGGAGATATCCTGAACTTGTCAGATATTAAAAGCATGGGTATCTCGGGAAGTCGGCTTTTCTCTTGACCTTATTTTGGCTTTATCGTAAGTTTTTGTCGATTCATAAATACTTATAAGTTATTGGAATATTGTATTGTCTAACAATCAATTACTGGAATTGAAATGGATGTTATAAGAGGGGCACAGGTCGAAGGACGGCGCAGTGTTGAACGCGTTGATACCGGTTTGCAAATCCGTTTGGTACATCCCGATGGGATTGGAGATGCAATTGGGTTGCAGCGCGGCGATGTCGTAGAAACCATCAATGGACACCCCGTGCGCGATCCCATTGATTACCGTTTTTACATGGGCGAAGAAGATGTGTCGGCCACAGTGCGGCGAGGCGAAGATCGATTTTTATTTGAAATAGAAAAAGATATTGAAGACGATTTGGGCGTGGATTTTGAAGATATGCCCATTCTCAAATGTGATAACAAGTGTGTTTTTTGCTTTTTGCATCAGATGCCCAAAGGTCTGCGCAAGACCCTGTATTACCAGGATGACGACTATCGATTGTCTTTTTTACACGGGGCTTATGTCACACTAACAAACCTGTCTGAGGATGAATTTCAGCGCATTATTGACCAGAAATTGAGTCCAATGTACATCTCGGTTCACGCCACGGATCCCAAATTGCGAGCGGAGTTGCTCGGTCGCAGGCGGGCAACACCTGTTTTGGATCGGATTGATATCTTAGCCAAACATGGGATTCAGATGCACGCACAAGTCGTCTTGTGCCCGGGCATCAATGATGGTCAGGCACTCAAACAGACGGTTTTTGATCTTGCAGCGCGTCATCCGCGCGTTGAATCCCTGGGCGTTGTGCCGCTGGGATTGACCAAATTCCGCAAAAATCTTCCCAGGTTGAATCCCGTAACACACGCCGATGCTGCTATGGCAATCCGCGAGATAACAGCATGGCAGGATATGTTAAGGAAACGCCTGGGCACGCGCTTTGTGTATTTGGGCG is part of the Gemmatimonadota bacterium genome and encodes:
- a CDS encoding DUF512 domain-containing protein; this translates as MDVIRGAQVEGRRSVERVDTGLQIRLVHPDGIGDAIGLQRGDVVETINGHPVRDPIDYRFYMGEEDVSATVRRGEDRFLFEIEKDIEDDLGVDFEDMPILKCDNKCVFCFLHQMPKGLRKTLYYQDDDYRLSFLHGAYVTLTNLSEDEFQRIIDQKLSPMYISVHATDPKLRAELLGRRRATPVLDRIDILAKHGIQMHAQVVLCPGINDGQALKQTVFDLAARHPRVESLGVVPLGLTKFRKNLPRLNPVTHADAAMAIREITAWQDMLRKRLGTRFVYLGDEMYLMTGQSVPLRSEYDGFPLVENGIGMVRRFIDGFENRIEELENLALPPQRFVLVTGMLGTHFLDTMVKRLNQISWIDVRVVPVVNHFLGEGITVSGLLSGNDIGRALIDARISSDETVLLPPNCLNHNGFFLDDLLLKDLEQEVGCRAVVGTYDLVETIQNAVGGVSAFVGAGSEIVAHPYISSHQMEN